A genomic segment from Nonomuraea helvata encodes:
- a CDS encoding MurR/RpiR family transcriptional regulator has translation MDDSGNGLRADTLVATVRGVLPSLTPAAQTVARLILEDPATVARSTITELSAASGTSEATIVRTARLLGFAGYPQLRLALAAAAAQPDRLVPGDLAPDDPLSEVIQKVARAESEAINDTVAQLTSERLGLVVDAIVGARRIDAYGVGASGLVAEDVAQKLLRIGLSSHAFQDAHLALTSAVLLREGDVAIGISTSGETPDVIEPLTRAKEAGATTVAITNNPRSSIAELAEHVLISAGRETEFRPGALASRISQLLVVDCVFVGVAQRTYDSSQEALASTRRAVKEFTRRTSPARRQP, from the coding sequence GTGGACGACAGCGGCAACGGCCTGCGGGCCGACACTCTGGTGGCCACGGTCCGCGGTGTGCTGCCGTCCCTGACGCCGGCCGCGCAGACCGTCGCCCGGCTCATCCTGGAGGACCCCGCGACGGTGGCCAGGAGCACCATCACGGAGCTCTCCGCCGCCTCCGGCACGAGCGAGGCCACGATCGTGCGCACCGCCAGGCTGCTCGGGTTCGCGGGCTATCCGCAGCTCAGGCTGGCCTTGGCGGCGGCCGCCGCGCAGCCCGACCGGCTCGTGCCCGGGGACCTGGCACCCGACGATCCGCTGTCGGAGGTCATCCAGAAGGTGGCGCGGGCCGAGTCCGAGGCGATCAACGACACCGTCGCCCAGCTGACCTCCGAGCGGCTGGGGCTCGTCGTGGACGCCATCGTGGGGGCGCGGCGGATCGACGCGTACGGGGTGGGCGCCTCCGGGCTGGTGGCCGAGGACGTCGCCCAGAAGCTGCTGCGCATCGGGCTGTCCAGCCACGCCTTCCAGGACGCGCACCTGGCGCTGACCAGCGCGGTGCTGCTCAGGGAAGGCGACGTGGCGATCGGCATCAGCACGTCGGGGGAGACGCCCGACGTGATCGAGCCGCTGACCCGGGCCAAGGAGGCCGGGGCCACCACGGTCGCGATCACGAACAACCCGCGTTCGTCCATCGCGGAGCTGGCCGAACACGTGCTGATCTCCGCCGGGCGCGAGACGGAGTTCCGTCCCGGCGCCCTGGCCAGCAGGATCAGCCAGCTCCTCGTCGTCGACTGCGTGTTCGTCGGCGTCGCCCAGCGCACGTACGACTCCTCTCAGGAGGCGCTCGCGAGCACCAGGCGCGCCGTCAAGGAGTTCACCCGGAGAACGTCACCTGCACGTCGTCAGCCTTGA
- the glgP gene encoding alpha-glucan family phosphorylase: protein MRAIRRFTVRTVLPAELAALGELVHNLRWSWHPETTDLFSEVDAELWEQVGHDPVALLGAVSPARLSELASDRRFLRRLADAADDLREYMTSPRWYQTLPDAARAIAYFSPEYGIAAALPQYSGGLGILAGDHLKAASDLGVPILAVGLLYRHGYFTQSLSPEGWQLEHYPSLDAGGLPLSLLKEPEGEPVKVRIALPDERELHAQVWVAQVGRVPLLLLDSDVAENDTAARDVTDRLYGGGTDHRLMQELLLGVGGVRAIRAYCRITGHAEPEVFHTNEGHAGFLGLERIRELTEARLSFDEALEAVRAGTVFTTHTPVPAGIDRFPVDMIERHFGGSNAWPTVPVERILALGAEADPGRFNMAVMGMRLAQRVNGVSELHGKVSREMFKDLWPGFDRDEVPIGSITNGVHAPTWVGRELMELAVREVPSLLERARGWEGIQKISDADIWQIRSTLRKRLVEGARVRLRKAWRERGASDAELGWIDDALDPDVLTIGFARRVPSYKRLTLMLRDPKRLTELLLDPDKPVQIVIAGKAHPADEGGKKLIQQIVKFADHPTVRHRIVFLPDYDMALGQLMTQGCDVWLNNPLRPLEASGTSGMKSALNGGLNLSIRDGWWDEWYDGTNGWAIPTADGVTDPDRRDELEAAALYDLIEHEVSDRFYDRAFDGQPRRWMEMVKHTLTSLGPKVLAGRMLRDYVVDLYSPAAASARALSAESHAPAKAFAAWKVRVAQAWPGVRVEHVEASGVGDTPEVGASVELRATVALGELEPGDVLVEAAYGKVGPHDELVRPTYAKLAVVATDDDGRAHYTGEVPLDRTGAFGYTVRAVPYHPLMDTPAELGLIAVPEEPAGMTNGTLR, encoded by the coding sequence GTGAGAGCTATCCGCCGGTTTACCGTCCGCACCGTCCTGCCCGCGGAGCTGGCCGCCCTCGGCGAGCTCGTGCACAACCTCCGCTGGTCCTGGCATCCGGAGACTACGGACCTCTTCTCGGAGGTAGATGCCGAGCTCTGGGAGCAGGTGGGCCACGATCCCGTGGCCCTGCTCGGCGCCGTCAGTCCCGCCAGGCTGAGCGAGCTCGCCTCCGACCGCCGCTTCCTGCGACGCCTCGCCGACGCAGCCGATGACCTGCGCGAATACATGACATCGCCGCGCTGGTACCAGACGCTGCCCGACGCGGCGCGCGCCATCGCGTACTTCTCGCCGGAGTACGGCATCGCCGCCGCGCTGCCGCAGTACTCGGGCGGCCTGGGCATCCTCGCGGGAGACCATCTCAAAGCGGCCAGCGACCTGGGCGTGCCGATCCTCGCGGTCGGCCTGCTCTACCGCCACGGCTACTTCACGCAGTCGCTGTCGCCCGAGGGCTGGCAGCTGGAGCACTATCCGTCGCTCGACGCGGGCGGCCTGCCGCTCAGCCTGCTGAAGGAGCCCGAGGGCGAGCCCGTCAAGGTCCGCATCGCCCTGCCCGACGAGCGCGAGCTGCACGCCCAGGTGTGGGTGGCCCAGGTGGGCCGGGTGCCGCTGCTGCTGCTCGACTCCGACGTGGCCGAGAACGACACCGCCGCCCGCGACGTCACCGACCGCCTCTACGGCGGCGGCACCGACCACCGGCTCATGCAGGAACTGCTGCTGGGCGTGGGCGGCGTACGCGCGATCAGGGCGTACTGCAGGATCACCGGGCACGCCGAGCCCGAGGTGTTCCACACGAACGAGGGGCACGCCGGATTCCTCGGCCTCGAGCGCATACGCGAGCTGACCGAGGCGCGGCTCTCCTTCGACGAGGCGCTGGAGGCCGTGCGCGCGGGCACGGTGTTCACCACGCACACGCCCGTCCCCGCGGGGATCGACAGGTTCCCCGTGGACATGATCGAGCGTCACTTCGGCGGCTCGAACGCCTGGCCGACCGTGCCCGTCGAGCGGATCCTGGCGCTCGGCGCCGAGGCCGACCCGGGCCGGTTCAACATGGCGGTCATGGGCATGCGGCTGGCGCAGCGCGTCAACGGCGTGTCCGAGCTGCACGGCAAGGTCAGCCGGGAGATGTTCAAGGATCTCTGGCCGGGCTTCGACCGCGACGAGGTGCCGATCGGCTCGATCACCAACGGCGTGCACGCGCCCACCTGGGTCGGCCGTGAGCTCATGGAGCTGGCCGTGCGGGAGGTGCCCTCGCTGCTGGAGCGGGCCCGCGGTTGGGAGGGCATCCAGAAGATCTCCGACGCCGACATCTGGCAGATCAGGAGCACGCTGCGCAAGCGGCTGGTCGAGGGCGCCCGGGTACGCCTGCGCAAGGCGTGGCGCGAGCGGGGCGCGTCCGACGCCGAGCTCGGCTGGATCGACGACGCGCTCGACCCCGACGTGCTGACCATCGGCTTCGCCCGGCGGGTGCCGTCGTACAAGCGGCTCACGCTGATGCTGCGCGATCCCAAGCGGCTGACCGAGCTGCTGCTCGACCCCGACAAGCCCGTGCAGATCGTGATCGCCGGCAAGGCGCACCCCGCGGACGAGGGCGGGAAGAAGCTGATCCAGCAGATCGTCAAGTTCGCCGATCATCCGACGGTGCGCCACCGCATCGTCTTCCTGCCCGACTACGACATGGCGCTCGGTCAGCTCATGACCCAGGGCTGCGACGTCTGGCTGAACAACCCGCTGCGCCCGCTTGAGGCCTCCGGCACGTCGGGGATGAAGTCCGCGCTGAACGGCGGGCTCAACCTGTCGATCCGCGACGGCTGGTGGGACGAGTGGTACGACGGCACCAACGGCTGGGCGATCCCGACCGCCGACGGCGTGACGGACCCGGACCGGCGGGACGAGCTGGAGGCCGCCGCCCTGTACGACCTGATCGAGCACGAGGTGTCCGACCGGTTCTACGACCGGGCCTTCGACGGGCAGCCGCGGCGCTGGATGGAGATGGTCAAGCACACCCTCACCTCGCTCGGGCCGAAGGTGCTGGCCGGCCGGATGCTGCGGGACTACGTGGTCGATCTCTACAGCCCGGCCGCCGCCTCCGCCCGCGCGCTGTCGGCCGAGTCGCACGCGCCCGCGAAGGCGTTCGCGGCCTGGAAGGTCCGGGTCGCCCAGGCCTGGCCGGGGGTGCGCGTCGAGCACGTCGAAGCCTCGGGCGTGGGGGACACGCCGGAGGTGGGCGCCTCCGTCGAGCTGCGCGCCACGGTCGCGCTCGGTGAGCTGGAGCCCGGCGACGTGCTGGTGGAGGCCGCCTACGGCAAGGTCGGGCCGCACGACGAGCTGGTGCGTCCCACGTACGCGAAGCTCGCCGTCGTGGCGACGGACGACGACGGGCGGGCTCACTACACGGGCGAGGTCCCGCTCGACCGTACGGGAGCGTTCGGATACACCGTGCGGGCCGTGCCGTACCACCCGCTCATGGATACTCCCGCAGAATTGGGACTTATCGCCGTGCCGGAGGAGCCCGCGGGCATGACGAACGGCACATTGCGTTAA